The sequence below is a genomic window from Bombus pyrosoma isolate SC7728 linkage group LG9, ASM1482585v1, whole genome shotgun sequence.
TATATagtttttgaaaaagaatctGCTTTAGAGAGAGCAttagaaatttctgaaaactatgtaataacattaaataaagaGACAAAGATTTGTTTTACAGGAGTGGAAAGTAAGTTATCTAAACACTTATGCAAGGATTTATTGGATATCTTTCTACGTAaaatacctgttaattcattttaataaatttaacagaATGGTGCTTAAACTATAATCGTTCAGTATGTAATgagaaggaaatgaaaaagaaaattgaaacttaTATGCAGAACTATGATCAAAAAATTTCTGAGAAAATAGCAAAAGAAAAAGCtatggaagaagaagcagaaaatGATGGTTGGGTAACAGTAACAGGACGAAAGAAGAGAGGACAGTTTGCACTTTCCAGGAAAGAATCTACTATTAATAAAGTGCAACGcaaagaagaacaaaaaaataagaaaaagcaATTGCTTAACTTTTATACTTTCCAAATTCGGGAAAGTAAAAGACAGAGTAAGTTTTATGTCAGATTGgtcttaataaatatatgcagaattttgatatttggGTCTTATTAA
It includes:
- the LOC122571008 gene encoding ribosomal RNA-processing protein 7 homolog A, whose amino-acid sequence is MHNEAIMKSKTGSLKGFKTLWIRFDEETTDKHQLFFKEHSIRNQEPIHPKGRTLFLLNIPPYVTHKALNKIFSDLCGTVSKVYFVTPKGFKTAYIVFEKESALERALEISENYVITLNKETKICFTGVEKWCLNYNRSVCNEKEMKKKIETYMQNYDQKISEKIAKEKAMEEEAENDGWVTVTGRKKRGQFALSRKESTINKVQRKEEQKNKKKQLLNFYTFQIRESKRQNLAELRKKFELDKKRLQDLKSKRTFKPF